From Bradyrhizobium sp. 4:
GCTGGACCGAGCACGCCATTGTCCAGTGCAGCCGGCAGCCCTGGACGCTGATGGTTCTGCACGATCTTCCAACCGGAGCGATGGACCATCTAGAGCGATTCCTCGACCGTGCCGAGGCGGCCGGCGCCCGCTTCCGCCAGGGTTTCCCGCCGCAATGCGTTCCGATCCGCAATGGCGCGATCGCACTTCCGATCAACGACTATGTTTCCTCCATCGAAGAGAGCGTTTGACTGATGAAAATCGCAAGCTTCACGATCGCCGGCACCGCGAGCTTTGGCATTGTCACCGACAACGGCGTCATCGATGCCGGCAAGCGTCTCAATGCATATCCGACGCTGAAGACGCTGCTTGCCAAGGGATCGCTCGACGAATTGAAGAAGCTTGCCGGCGAGAAGCCCGACTACGCGCTGCAGGACGTCACGCTGCTGCCGACGGTCCCCGATCCCGACAAGATCTTCTGCATCGGCGTCAATTACGCCACCCATCTCGCCGAGAGCGGCCATCCCACCCCGCCACACCCGATGATCTTCACCCGTTTCGCCAACAGCCAGGTCGGAGATGGCCAGCCGATGATCCGGCCGCTTGAATCCGAGCGCTTCGACTATGAGGGCGAGATGGCGGTTGTCATTGGCAAGGCCGGCCGCCGCATCTCGCGCGACGCCGCGTTGAGCCATGTCGCCGGTTATGCCTGCTACAATGACGGTAGCATCCGCGACTGGCAGCGCCACACCTCGCAATTCGCGCCCGGCAAGAATTTCGCCGGCACAGGCGGCTTTGGGCCCTGGATGGTCACGACCGACGAATTGACCGACGTCAGCAAACAGACCTTGATCACGCGGCTGAACGGCGTCGAGGTACAGAAGGCCCCGATCTCCGATCTCGTCTTCGACGTGCCGGCGCTGATTGCTTACTGCTCGACCTTCACCGAGCTCGCGCCAGGCGACGTCATCGTTACAGGCACGACCGGCGGTGTCGGCGCTTATCGCAATCCGCCGCTGTGGATGAAGGGCGGCGACGTCGTGGAGATCGAGATTTCCGGGATCGGGATTCTCCGCAATCCCGTCAAGGACGAAGTGCCGGCTAAGGCGACGGGCGCGGCCTGATTGGCTGCGCTCGACAACAACAAGAAGGAGACCCTCATGCCGATGCCAACGCATATCCTTCCGACCACGGTGGTCGGAAGTTATCCGCAGCCGGAATGGCTCGTGAATCGCGCCATGCTGTCGAAGGTGGTGCCGCGCACGCGCCTGCACGACATGTGGCGGCTGCCAGCGGAACATCTGGAGGAGGCCCAGGACGATGCGACGATCGTTGCGATCCGCGACATGGAGCGCGCCGGCATCGATATCGTGACCGATGGCGAAATCCGTCGCGAGAGCTACTCCAACCGCTTCGCCACGGCGCTCGACGGGATCGACGGAGACAATCCCGCGATGATCGTTGCGCGCACCGGTAACACCCAGACCGCGGTGCCGCGCGTCGTCGGCCCGGTGAAACGCAAGGGACCGGTCGAGCTGCATGACATGCAGTTCCTGCGCAGGAATACCGATCGTGCAGCGAAGATCACCCTGCCGGGTCCGTTCACCATGAGCCAGCAGGCCAAGAACGAGTTCTACAAGGACGACGAAGAGCTCGCGATGGCCTTGGCGGAGGCCGTCAATGCCGAGGCGCTCGATCTGCAAAGAGCAGGCGCAGACGTGATCCAGCTAGACGAGCCCTGGGTGCGGAACAATCCGGATTCTGCCAAGCGCTACGCCGTCAAGGCAATCAACCGCGCGCTGAAGGGCATCACGGTGCCGACCGTCGTGCATCTCTGTTTCGGCTATGCGGCGGTCGTGCCAGGCTCGAACAAGCCGGCCGGCTATTCGTTCCTCGCCGAGCTCGACGATACGACTGCCGACCAGATCTCGATCGAGGCTGCGCAGCCAAAGCTCGACCTCGGCGTTCTGAAGGACCTCTCCTCAAAGAAAATCATGCTTGGTGTGCTCGACCTCGCGGACCCCCAGATCGAGAGCGTCGACACGGTCGCCGACCGCATTCGCAACGGCCTGAAATATGTGTCGCCCGATCGTCTCGTTCCGGCGCCCGATTGCGGCATGAAATACATGCCGCGCGCCGTCGCGTTTGGGAAATTGAAAGCGATGTGCGATGCGGCGGCCAAGGTTCGGCAGGAGCTTGGTTGACGAGGTTCGAGCCGTTCGCCAGCGATTGCACGATCTGGGTTTGGTCCGCCTCAGACCCAGCCGCCATCGACGATGTAGTGCTGAGCTGTGCAGGCGGAGGCCTCGTCGGAAGCGAGGAAGATGGTGAACTTCGCGACCTCGTCCGGCACGAGCTTGCGCTTCAGGCATTGTCGTTGCATCAGCTCGACTTCGCCCTGTGGCGTCATCCATTTATCGAGCTGGCGCTCGGTCATGATCCATCCCGGCGCGATTGCGTTCACGCGGATGTTGTAGGCGCCGTAATCGCGCGCCAGAGAGCGCGTGAGACCGATCACGCCTGATTTGCTGGCGGTGTAGGCGGCCATGCCGCCCTGTCCGGCGATCCACGACACCGAGCCGAAATTGACGATGGCGCCGGCGTTCGCCGCCTTCATGTCCGGCAACACGGCCTGCGCAGCAAAGAACTGGTGCTTCAAGTTGATCGCGATACGGTTGTCCCAATATTCCGGTGTCATTTCCTCGGTGCTGTGCCGCTCGTCATGTGCGGCATTGTTGACGAGGATGTTGATCGCGCCGTGCATGTTGCGCGCCTCCGCAACGCCGGCACGTAACGCGGCGATATCGGTCAAGTCGACACGCATGAAACGCGCGCCAAGACCTTGATCCGACAGCTCGCGTGCCAGGGATTGGCCCTCGTCGACTTTGATGTCGAAGAACACGACATTGGATTTCTGCTGGGCGAAGCGCCGCACGATCGCAGCGCCAATTCCAGATGCGCCCCCGGTGACGAGAACGACCTTGCCGGCGAGGTCGGAATAAACGGCAGCCATGGATATCCCTCGATTTGCGTTGGGGCAGCGCGACGCGCCGCCCGACTCTCCCGCGCACCTTAGCGATCTCCTTCGTGAGGTGCATAGATCAGAATTTCAGTTGCGTACCTCAAAAATCGAAGGCAGGATTGCACCAAGAATAAGAGCCGTTGGGAGGAATGTGATGAGACTGCTCGGGAAACTGGGACTGGCCGTTGTCGCATGCCTGTTCGGAGCGAAACTCGCTGCGGCCGATACGACGGTGAAATGGCTGCACATCGAGGCCAATCCGGCTCAGGTCAAAATCTGGGAGGAGGTCGCGCGTGCCTATGAGGGGTCGCACCCGGGCGTCAAGGTCGAGATGCAGTTCCTCGAGAACGAGGCCTACAAGGCCAAGCTGCCGACCATCCTGCAATCCAAAGACCGGCCCAATATCATCTACAGTTGGGCCGGCGGTGTCCTGAAGACGCAGATCGAGGCCGGCGTGCTCGACGACATCACCGATTCTGTGAAGGGCTACAGCGACAATCTCACACCCGCGGCACTCGCCGCCTTCACCAGCAACGGCCGGGTTTATGGTCTGCCCACGGCGCTCTCGCAGGTCGGCTTCCTCTGCAACAAGGAGCTGATGGCCAAGGGGAAGGTCGATCCTGCCGGGATCAAGAGCTGGGACGATCTGCTTGCTGCCGTGAAGGCGTTGAAATCCGCCGGCGTGACCCCGATCGTGGTCGGCGGCGCCGACAAATGGCCGCTGCACTTCTACTGGACGCATCTTGCGGTGCGCATCGGTGGCAAGGCGGCGTTCGATGCGGCGCTGCGCGGTGAGAACGGCGGCTTTGCCGGGGAAACCTTCCAGAAATCCGGCGAGCTGTTCAAGCAGCTCGTGGATCTCCAGCCGTTCCAGAATGGCTTCCTGGGTTTCAAGAATCCGCAGGCGGTCGGCTATTTCGGCGACGGCAAGGCGGCGATGACGCTGGCGATCAGCACGGTTTATCATCTGCAGCGCGCTCTCGCCGCCGACAAGGTCGGATTGACCGAGGACAAGATGTGCTGGTTCGACTTCCCGGTCGTGACCGGCGGCAAGGGTGCGCCCACCGATACGCTCGGCGGCATCACCGGTTGGCTGATTACGAAAGGCTCGCCGAAGGAGGCTGTCGATTTCCTGAAATACTTCGTCTCCAAAGAGGTGCAGACGCGGCTTGCCGCCGGCAACTTCATCATCCCGGTCGTGCAGGGCGCAGATGTCGGCCTCAACAACTCCTTCATGAAGCTGATTGCCGCCAATCTGGCGAAGTCGAACTACCACCAGAACTTTTATGACCAGAGCCTGGGTCCGTCGGTCGGTCGCGTCGTCAACGACGTCACGGCCGAGATCGCCGGCGGCAGCATGAGCCCGCAAGAGGCTGCCAAGGCGATCGAGATGGCGTGGAAGCAGGGCAACTGACGGTGGCGCGGCGGACCGCGAGCGTGTCGACGATCGGCGCTGCTGGCGAGATGGTGCCCCAGGTCACGGTCCGTGGCCCGAGTTGGGACGGCAGGCTGACGGTGCTCATCCTGTTCCTGCCGCCGGCGCTGCTATTGTTCACGTTGTTCGTTGTGCTGCCGATCGGCGAAGCAGCCTGGTATTCGGGCTTCAACTGGAACGGGTTCGGCAGGCCGACCAACTGGATCGGCTTGGACAATTACCGCTTCGTGCTGGAGACCCGCGCCTTCTGGCTCGCGCTGCGTAACAACGGGCTGATCATCGCTGTTTCGCTCTCCATCCAGCTGCCGCTTGCGCTCACGCTGGCCTTGATGCTCGCCGAGCGCTTTCGCGGGGCAGTGGCGCTGCGCATGCTGTTCTTCATGCCCTATATCCTGGCGGAGATCGCGACCGGGCTGATCTTCAGCTTCGTCTATGATGGCGACTACGGCCTTGTGGCTTCGATCTGGCGCAGCTTCGGCGCCGAGCCCCCGCATCTGCTTGCCTCGACCGATACGGCCATGCTGGCGGTGCTGATCGTGGTCGTCTGGAAGTACTTTGGCTTCCACATGATGCTGTTCATCGCAGCGCTCCAGGGCCTCGACAAGAGCCTGGTCGAGGCGGCGCGTATCGACGGCGCGACCCGATCGCAAGCCCTGCGACATGTGGTCATCCCGTTGCTCTATCCGACGATAAGGCTCTCCGTGTTCTTCGCCATCGTCGGTTCGCTGCAGCTGTTCGACCTCGTCATGCCCCTGACGCGCGGCGGGCCAGCGGACTCCTCGAACACGATGGTGAGCTTCCTCTACAACAACGGCATCTCGCGCATGCGGGTCGGCTACGGCGGCGCCATCGGGGTCATCCTGTTTGCGATCTGCGTGACCTTTGCTTTCACGTACAAGCGATGGTTCATGCGCGATGAGTAACGCGAAGGCCATCCGCGCGCCGTTCGATCCCTCAATGCTGTTCAAGATGGTGTTCCTCGCCGTCGTCGCCATCATCGTAATGGTGCCGCTGCTCGCGACCTTGTTCGGTGGCTTGAAATCGCTCGGCGAACTGCGCGTCAATCCGTTCGGCCTGCCACGTCACTGGGAGTGGCAGAACTATGCCGACATTCTGTTCTCTGCACGCTATTGGCAGCTCTTGCGCAACTCGCTGATCATCTCGACCCTCACGGTGGCACTGACCCTGATCGTCGCCTCAATGGCGGCGTTCACCTTCGCCCATATCAGGTTCTACGGCAGCTCAATGCTGCTGAGCTACCTTACGCTGGGCCTGCTGTTTCCGGCCGCGACGGCGGTGCTGCCGCTCTTCATCAAGGTGCGCGACCTCGGGTTGCTCGATACATATCTTGGGGTAGCCCTGCCGCAGGCGGCCTTCAGTCTTGCGATGAGCGTGCTGCTGCTGCGGCGTTTCTTCAAGGATATCCCCTACGAACTGCTGGAGGCCGCGCTGGTCGACGGCTGCAGCTATATCAAATTCTTCCGCTATGTAACGTTGCCGTTATCGCGGCCGATCCTGGCGACCGTCGGTACCATCACCTTCGTCAACAGCTGGAACGCCTATCTGCTGCCGCTGGTGATGCTCAACACCGACGCGCTCTATCCCTGGCCGCTCGGCATCATGGTTTATCAGGGCGAGTATTCGTCCGAGTGGCATCTGATCCTGGCCTTCATCACGCTTACCATCCTGCCGACGATCATTCTATTTCTTCTGGCGCAGAAACACATCGTCGCAGGCCTCACCGCCGGTGCGGTCAAGGGATGAACGGTACCTCACGGAGATCACAATGAGAAAAGTAGGCATCGGCATCATCGGCTGCGGCAATATCAGCACCGCTTATCTGAAGGCGGCCCAGCGCTTCGCAGTCATGGAAATCAAGGCGCTCGCCGATATGCGCAGCGATGCGGCAGAGCGGCAGGGCGCCACCTTCGGGCTGCCGGCAATGCGGGTTGATCAGCTGCTCAAGCGAGACGACGTCGAGATCGTCATCAATCTCACTGTGCCACTCGCCCACACTGACGTCAGCCTAGCGGTGCTGAACGCCGGCAAGCACGTTCATTCCGAGAAGCCGCTCGGCATCAACGTCACGGAAGCCCGCAAGGTGATGGACCTCGCCGCGCAGAAGAGCCTTCGCGTCGGCTGCGCGCCTGATACGTTCCTTGGCGGTGGGCATCAGACCGCGCGCAAGCTGATCGACGATGGCGCGATCGGCACGCCCGTGGCCGGCAGCGCGTTCTTCGGCTGCCCCGGCCACGAGCGTTGGCATCCGGCGCCGGGTTTCTACTATTTGCGCGGCGGCGGGCCTATGCTTGACATGGGTCCGTACTACATCACCGATCTCGTGCAGCTGCTCGGCCCCGTGGCGAGCGTGATGGGCTCGACCGCGCGTCCGAAATCCGAGCGGCTGGTCACCAGCGAGCCGATGAACGGGACGTTGATTCCGGTCGAAGTTGCGACCCATGTCGCCGGCACGCTCGAATTCGAGAGCGGGGCGGTCGTCTCGATCGCGATGAGCTTTGATGTCCCCAAGCACCGGCACGCGCCAATCGAGATCTATGGCGACAAGGGCAGCATGCTCGTGCCGGACCCGAACCGCTTCGGCGGCGAAGTACAAGTCGCCAAGACCGGCGGCGACTGGGAGCCGGTCCCGCTGACCCACGGTCATGTCGATGGCGAGTTCCGTTCCATTGGCGTCGCGGACATGGCCTCCGCGATCCTGAACAACCGGCTGCATCGTGCCAGCGGCGCGCTCGCGTTCCACGTGCTGGAGGTGATGGAGGCGTTCCAGATCTCTGCCGACGAAGGGCGACGCGTCAAGATCGAGAGCTGCGTCGAGCGGCCGGCGATGCTGCCGGCCGGGCGTGAAACCGGACAGATCGACTAAGGACAGAAACATGCGCAAGGCAATGATTGTATGGGGCGGTTGGCCGGGGCACGATCCCGATCTCTGTGCTTCGATGATCCGTGGTTGGCTGAAGGCGGAAGGCTTCGAGGTGCGGATCGAAACCACCACCGCCGCGTTCGCCGATCCCGCGATTCACGACCTGTCGCTGATCATCCCGATCTATACCATGTCGACAATCGAGAAGGCGGAAGCGCTCAATCTCTGCGCTGCGGTCCGCAGCGGCGTCGGGCTCGCCGGCCATCATGGCGGCATGGGCGACGCATTCCGCGATTCCGTCGATTACCAGTTCCTGTGTGGCGGGCAGTGGGTTGCGCATCCCGGCAACATCATCGACTACAAGGTCGACTTGACGAAGCCGGATGATCCCATCATGAAGGGCCTGAAGAGTTTCGAGCATCGTTCCGAGCAATACTACATGCATGTCGACCCCGCCAACGAGGTGTTGGCGACGACGGCCTTCACCGGCGAGCACGCGCCCTGGATCGAGGGCGTGGTGATGCCCGTGGTCTGGAAGAAGCGATACGGCGCGGGCAGGGTGTTCTATTCCTCGCTC
This genomic window contains:
- a CDS encoding ThuA domain-containing protein → MRKAMIVWGGWPGHDPDLCASMIRGWLKAEGFEVRIETTTAAFADPAIHDLSLIIPIYTMSTIEKAEALNLCAAVRSGVGLAGHHGGMGDAFRDSVDYQFLCGGQWVAHPGNIIDYKVDLTKPDDPIMKGLKSFEHRSEQYYMHVDPANEVLATTAFTGEHAPWIEGVVMPVVWKKRYGAGRVFYSSLGHRAYELDVPEIRTLMTRGMLWAARE
- a CDS encoding sugar ABC transporter permease, producing MVPQVTVRGPSWDGRLTVLILFLPPALLLFTLFVVLPIGEAAWYSGFNWNGFGRPTNWIGLDNYRFVLETRAFWLALRNNGLIIAVSLSIQLPLALTLALMLAERFRGAVALRMLFFMPYILAEIATGLIFSFVYDGDYGLVASIWRSFGAEPPHLLASTDTAMLAVLIVVVWKYFGFHMMLFIAALQGLDKSLVEAARIDGATRSQALRHVVIPLLYPTIRLSVFFAIVGSLQLFDLVMPLTRGGPADSSNTMVSFLYNNGISRMRVGYGGAIGVILFAICVTFAFTYKRWFMRDE
- a CDS encoding Gfo/Idh/MocA family oxidoreductase encodes the protein MRKVGIGIIGCGNISTAYLKAAQRFAVMEIKALADMRSDAAERQGATFGLPAMRVDQLLKRDDVEIVINLTVPLAHTDVSLAVLNAGKHVHSEKPLGINVTEARKVMDLAAQKSLRVGCAPDTFLGGGHQTARKLIDDGAIGTPVAGSAFFGCPGHERWHPAPGFYYLRGGGPMLDMGPYYITDLVQLLGPVASVMGSTARPKSERLVTSEPMNGTLIPVEVATHVAGTLEFESGAVVSIAMSFDVPKHRHAPIEIYGDKGSMLVPDPNRFGGEVQVAKTGGDWEPVPLTHGHVDGEFRSIGVADMASAILNNRLHRASGALAFHVLEVMEAFQISADEGRRVKIESCVERPAMLPAGRETGQID
- a CDS encoding fumarylacetoacetate hydrolase family protein, whose protein sequence is MKIASFTIAGTASFGIVTDNGVIDAGKRLNAYPTLKTLLAKGSLDELKKLAGEKPDYALQDVTLLPTVPDPDKIFCIGVNYATHLAESGHPTPPHPMIFTRFANSQVGDGQPMIRPLESERFDYEGEMAVVIGKAGRRISRDAALSHVAGYACYNDGSIRDWQRHTSQFAPGKNFAGTGGFGPWMVTTDELTDVSKQTLITRLNGVEVQKAPISDLVFDVPALIAYCSTFTELAPGDVIVTGTTGGVGAYRNPPLWMKGGDVVEIEISGIGILRNPVKDEVPAKATGAA
- a CDS encoding carbohydrate ABC transporter permease; this encodes MSNAKAIRAPFDPSMLFKMVFLAVVAIIVMVPLLATLFGGLKSLGELRVNPFGLPRHWEWQNYADILFSARYWQLLRNSLIISTLTVALTLIVASMAAFTFAHIRFYGSSMLLSYLTLGLLFPAATAVLPLFIKVRDLGLLDTYLGVALPQAAFSLAMSVLLLRRFFKDIPYELLEAALVDGCSYIKFFRYVTLPLSRPILATVGTITFVNSWNAYLLPLVMLNTDALYPWPLGIMVYQGEYSSEWHLILAFITLTILPTIILFLLAQKHIVAGLTAGAVKG
- a CDS encoding extracellular solute-binding protein yields the protein MRLLGKLGLAVVACLFGAKLAAADTTVKWLHIEANPAQVKIWEEVARAYEGSHPGVKVEMQFLENEAYKAKLPTILQSKDRPNIIYSWAGGVLKTQIEAGVLDDITDSVKGYSDNLTPAALAAFTSNGRVYGLPTALSQVGFLCNKELMAKGKVDPAGIKSWDDLLAAVKALKSAGVTPIVVGGADKWPLHFYWTHLAVRIGGKAAFDAALRGENGGFAGETFQKSGELFKQLVDLQPFQNGFLGFKNPQAVGYFGDGKAAMTLAISTVYHLQRALAADKVGLTEDKMCWFDFPVVTGGKGAPTDTLGGITGWLITKGSPKEAVDFLKYFVSKEVQTRLAAGNFIIPVVQGADVGLNNSFMKLIAANLAKSNYHQNFYDQSLGPSVGRVVNDVTAEIAGGSMSPQEAAKAIEMAWKQGN
- a CDS encoding SDR family NAD(P)-dependent oxidoreductase; translated protein: MAAVYSDLAGKVVLVTGGASGIGAAIVRRFAQQKSNVVFFDIKVDEGQSLARELSDQGLGARFMRVDLTDIAALRAGVAEARNMHGAINILVNNAAHDERHSTEEMTPEYWDNRIAINLKHQFFAAQAVLPDMKAANAGAIVNFGSVSWIAGQGGMAAYTASKSGVIGLTRSLARDYGAYNIRVNAIAPGWIMTERQLDKWMTPQGEVELMQRQCLKRKLVPDEVAKFTIFLASDEASACTAQHYIVDGGWV
- a CDS encoding 5-methyltetrahydropteroyltriglutamate--homocysteine methyltransferase; the encoded protein is MPMPTHILPTTVVGSYPQPEWLVNRAMLSKVVPRTRLHDMWRLPAEHLEEAQDDATIVAIRDMERAGIDIVTDGEIRRESYSNRFATALDGIDGDNPAMIVARTGNTQTAVPRVVGPVKRKGPVELHDMQFLRRNTDRAAKITLPGPFTMSQQAKNEFYKDDEELAMALAEAVNAEALDLQRAGADVIQLDEPWVRNNPDSAKRYAVKAINRALKGITVPTVVHLCFGYAAVVPGSNKPAGYSFLAELDDTTADQISIEAAQPKLDLGVLKDLSSKKIMLGVLDLADPQIESVDTVADRIRNGLKYVSPDRLVPAPDCGMKYMPRAVAFGKLKAMCDAAAKVRQELG